In one window of Streptomyces roseofulvus DNA:
- a CDS encoding flavin-containing monooxygenase, whose protein sequence is MTAEVLDAVEEFDVVIIGAGISGIGAATYFSRELPDKSLAVLEARDDIGGTWDLFRYPGIRSDSDLHTFGYAFKPWRHEAAIADAPLIKEYLHETVEENGLERFLRLGHRVVRAEWSTADSRWTLTVQTSDSATGATRTRTIHAGWVFAATGYYRYDEGFSPEFQGRDEFEGRIVHPQHWPEGLDYSGKKVVVIGSGATAITLVPAMATGAGAARHVTMLQRTPTYVMALPRVDKVALALTKLLGEERGYAVTRFKNIWTEHAVVKGLRTFPKAGRAFIRRENVKRLPKGFDVDKHFNPPYDPWDQRVCVAPNGDFFDAIKGGRASVVTDAVARFSKRGIVLASGEELEADIIVTATGLNLRLFDGMPLVVDGHQVDIADALCYRGMLLSGMPNWAMAIGYTTSSWTLKVSLMCRYFIDLVRHMDARGYDTVVPVAPPGTNRRPVMDLQAGYAKRGEKLMPKQGPEKPWRMAMSYPEDARALRGPVADENLRFGARRAAAPAPGGRRATRA, encoded by the coding sequence ATGACAGCTGAGGTGTTGGACGCCGTCGAGGAATTCGACGTGGTGATCATCGGAGCCGGGATCTCCGGGATCGGCGCGGCCACCTATTTCAGCCGGGAGCTGCCCGACAAGTCGCTCGCCGTACTGGAAGCGCGCGACGACATCGGAGGCACGTGGGACCTGTTCCGCTATCCCGGCATCCGCTCGGACTCCGACCTCCACACGTTCGGGTACGCGTTCAAGCCCTGGCGCCACGAAGCCGCGATCGCCGACGCTCCCCTCATCAAGGAGTACCTCCACGAAACCGTCGAGGAGAACGGCCTGGAGCGCTTCCTCAGGCTCGGCCACCGGGTCGTCCGCGCGGAGTGGTCCACGGCGGACTCACGGTGGACCCTCACCGTCCAGACATCGGACTCCGCGACGGGAGCGACCCGGACCAGGACGATCCACGCGGGATGGGTCTTCGCCGCCACCGGCTACTACCGGTACGACGAGGGGTTCTCCCCGGAGTTCCAGGGACGGGACGAGTTCGAGGGCCGGATCGTCCATCCGCAGCACTGGCCCGAGGGACTCGACTACAGCGGCAAGAAGGTCGTCGTCATCGGCAGCGGCGCGACCGCGATCACTCTGGTGCCGGCCATGGCCACCGGGGCGGGCGCCGCCCGGCACGTGACGATGCTGCAGCGCACCCCCACCTACGTCATGGCGCTCCCCCGCGTCGACAAGGTCGCCCTGGCGCTCACGAAGCTGCTCGGGGAAGAGCGCGGGTACGCCGTGACGCGGTTCAAGAACATCTGGACCGAACACGCCGTCGTGAAGGGCCTGCGGACCTTCCCCAAGGCAGGACGGGCCTTCATCCGACGCGAGAACGTCAAGCGCCTTCCCAAGGGATTCGACGTCGACAAGCACTTCAACCCGCCGTACGACCCGTGGGACCAGCGGGTGTGCGTGGCACCGAACGGCGACTTCTTCGACGCGATCAAGGGCGGAAGGGCCTCCGTCGTCACCGACGCCGTGGCGCGTTTCAGCAAGCGCGGCATCGTCCTGGCGTCGGGTGAGGAACTGGAAGCCGACATCATCGTCACCGCGACGGGGCTGAACCTGCGGCTCTTCGACGGCATGCCCCTCGTGGTCGACGGGCACCAGGTCGACATCGCGGACGCGCTCTGTTACCGCGGCATGCTGCTGAGCGGGATGCCGAACTGGGCGATGGCGATCGGCTACACCACCTCGTCCTGGACGCTCAAGGTGAGCCTGATGTGCCGTTACTTCATCGACCTGGTCAGGCACATGGACGCCCGCGGATACGACACGGTGGTTCCGGTCGCGCCGCCGGGAACGAACCGCAGGCCCGTCATGGACCTCCAGGCCGGGTACGCCAAGCGCGGCGAGAAGCTCATGCCCAAGCAGGGCCCCGAGAAGCCCTGGCGGAT